A portion of the Colius striatus isolate bColStr4 chromosome 1, bColStr4.1.hap1, whole genome shotgun sequence genome contains these proteins:
- the HYAL4 gene encoding LOW QUALITY PROTEIN: hyaluronidase-4 (The sequence of the model RefSeq protein was modified relative to this genomic sequence to represent the inferred CDS: inserted 5 bases in 3 codons; deleted 1 base in 1 codon; substituted 4 bases at 4 genomic stop codons), whose protein sequence is MVHLPALGTMKPAQXERKPFIAVWNNLCTLRYDIMLTLTVFHMIXSSLTKARGQNVTMLXFNRLHCYRWYLSQGVPFNGDLPXNFNLQTHLKQXKAINYYIPDKDFSRLAVADWDHWRPQWACNWDKKVVCTTKSRKLITKMEGNISXSDVEHLARVSFEESAKVFMKESIALGTKSRPKGLWGYSLYPDCYNYSFCAQNYAGFCPKSKVLRNDEVSWLWDSRAVLFPSTGIKNLLGNRENVLHFSQFRLNQSIRISSMKSQGHVLPIFVYTXLGSRDGPLLFLSTVRLYIVNITAAAEMWSRHLFQKNG, encoded by the exons ATGGTTCATCTTCCTGCCCTTGGCACTATGAAACCAGCCCA TGAAAGGAAGCCTTTCATAGCTGTCTGGAACAACCTGTGCACCCTGAGATATGATATCATGCTGACCCTGACAGTGTTCCATATGATCTGAAGCTCATTAACTAAAGCAAGAGGGCAGAATGTGACCATGTTATAATTTAATAGGCTTCACTGTTATCGTTGGTACCTATCACAGGGAGTCCCTTTTAATGGTGACCTACCCTAGAACTTTAATCTGCAAACTCATCTGAAGCA AAAAGCTATAAACTATTACATCCCAGATAAGGACTTCAGTAGATTAGCTGTTGCAGACTGGGATCACTGGAGACCTCAGTGGGCCTGCAACTGGGATAAAAAAGTTGTCTGCACAACAAAATCCAGGAAACTCATAACCAAAATGGAAGGGAATATTT TCAGTGATGTTGAACATTTAGCCAGAGTTTCCTTTGAAGAGAGTGCAAAAGTTTTTATGAAGGAATCAATTGCATTAGGAACGAAAAGCAGACCAAAGGGCCTGTGGGGATACTCTTTATACCCTGACTGTTATAATTACAGTTTCTGTGCTCAGAACTATGCTGGTTTCTGCCCAAAGAGTAAAGTTTTGAGGAACGATGAAGTTTCCTGGCTCTGGGATAGCAGAGCTGTCCTGTTTCCTTCCACTGGCATTAAGAACCTCCTTGGAAACAGGGAaaat gttttgcatttttctcaatttagACTGAATCAATCCATAAGGATTTCCTCTATGAAATCCCAAGGCCATGTGTTGCCTATATTTGTGTATACTTGACTAGGTTCTAGAGATGGACCTTTATTGTTTCTCTCTACGGTAAG